The proteins below come from a single Ictidomys tridecemlineatus isolate mIctTri1 chromosome 8, mIctTri1.hap1, whole genome shotgun sequence genomic window:
- the LOC106144650 gene encoding histone H2A type 1-H, protein MSGRGKQGGKARAKAKTRSSRAGLQFPVGRVHRLLRKGNYAERVGAGAPVYLAAVLEYLTAEILELAGNAARDNKKTRIIPRHLQLAIRNDEELNKLLGKVTIAQGGVLPNIQAVLLPKKTESHHKAK, encoded by the coding sequence ATGTCTGGACGCGGTAAGCAAGGCGGTAAAGCCCGCGCCAAGGCTAAGACGCGCTCTTCCCGAGCCGGCCTGCAGTTCCCTGTTGGCAGAGTCCACCGCCTTCTGCGCAAGGGCAACTATGCCGAGCGGGTCGGGGCCGGCGCGCCCGTCTACCTGGCGGCGGTGCTGGAGTACCTGACGGCCGAGATCCTGGAGCTGGCTGGCAACGCGGCCCGCGACAACAAGAAGACGCGCATCATCCCGCGCCACCTGCAGCTGGCCATCCGCAACGACGAGGAGCTCAACAAGCTGCTGGGCAAAGTCACCATTGCGCAGGGCGGTGTCCTGCCTAACATCCAGGCCGTGCTGCTGCCCAAGAAGACCGAGAGCCACCACAAGGCCAAATAA
- the LOC101957760 gene encoding histone H2B type 1-K: MPEPAKSAPAPKKGSKKAVTKAQKKDGKKRKRSRKESYSVYVYKVLKQVHPDTGISSKAMGIMNSFVNDIFERIAGEASRLAHYNKRSTITSREIQTAVRLLLPGELAKHAVSEGTKAVTKYTSAK; encoded by the coding sequence ATGCCTGAGCCAGCGAAGTCCGCTCCTGCCCCGAAGAAGGGCTCCAAGAAGGCGGTGACCAAGGCGCAGAAGAAGGACGGCAAGAAGCGCAAGCGCAGCCGCAAGGAGAGCTACTCGGTGTACGTGTACAAGGTGCTCAAGCAGGTGCACCCCGACACCGGCATCTCGTCCAAGGCCATGGGCATCATGAACTCGTTCGTGAACGACATCTTCGAGCGCATCGCGGGCGAGGCCTCGCGCCTGGCGCACTACAACAAGCGCTCGACCATCACGTCCCGGGAGATCCAGACGGCGGTGCGCCTGCTGCTGCCCGGGGAACTGGCCAAGCACGCCGTGTCGGAGGGCACCAAGGCGGTCACCAAGTACACCAGCGCCAAGTAA
- the H2bc12 gene encoding histone H2B type 1-K — translation MPEPAKSAPAPKKGSKKAVTKAQKKDGKKRKRSRKESYSVYVYKVLKQVHPDTGISSKAMGIMNSFVNDIFERIAGEASRLAHYNKRSTITSREIQTAVRLLLPGELAKHAVSEGTKAVTKYTSAK, via the coding sequence ATGCCTGAGCCAGCGAAGTCCGCTCCTGCCCCGAAGAAGGGCTCCAAGAAGGCGGTGACCAAGGCGCAGAAGAAGGACGGCAAGAAGCGCAAGCGCAGCCGCAAGGAGAGCTACTCGGTGTACGTGTACAAGGTGCTTAAGCAGGTGCACCCCGACACCGGCATCTCGTCCAAGGCCATGGGCATCATGAACTCGTTCGTCAACGACATCTTTGAGCGTATTGCAGGCGAGGCCTCGCGCCTGGCGCACTACAACAAGCGCTCGACCATCACGTCCCGGGAGATCCAGACGGCGGTGCGCCTGCTGCTCCCCGGGGAGCTGGCCAAGCACGCGGTGTCCGAGGGCACCAAGGCTGTCACCAAGTACACCAGCGCCAAGTAA
- the H2ac11 gene encoding histone H2A type 1, whose translation MSGRGKQGGKARAKAKTRSSRAGLQFPVGRVHRLLRKGNYAERVGAGAPVYLAAVLEYLTAEILELAGNAARDNKKTRIIPRHLQLAIRNDEELNKLLGKVTIAQGGVLPNIQAVLLPKKTESHHKAKGK comes from the coding sequence ATGTCTGGACGCGGCAAGCAGGGTGGCAAGGCTCGCGCCAAGGCCAAGACGCGCTCTTCCCGGGCGGGCCTGCAGTTCCCCGTGGGCAGAGTCCACCGCCTTCTGCGCAAGGGCAACTATGCCGAGCGGGTCGGGGCCGGCGCGCCCGTCTACCTGGCGGCGGTGCTCGAGTACCTGACGGCCGAGATCCTGGAGCTGGCTGGCAACGCGGCCCGCGACAACAAGAAGACGCGTATCATCCCGCGCCACCTGCAGCTGGCCATCCGCAACGATGAGGAGCTCAACAAGCTGCTGGGCAAAGTCACCATCGCGCAGGGCGGTGTCCTGCCCAACATCCAGGCCGTGCTGCTGCCCAAGAAGACCGAGAGCCACCACAAGGCCAAGGGCAAGTAA